GCCCACCGCGATGCCGCCGATACCGCCGAAGGCCAGCACGCCGGAGATGCTGAACCCCAGCGTCTGCAGCACCACCAGAAAGGCGGTGATGATGACGGTGGCGCGCAGCAGCTTGCCGATGGCATCCAGGGTGGTGCGGTCGTAGGGCTTGTCGTCGCTCGCGTGCTGCTGCAGCACATTCTTCTGGACGTTGTTGATCAGGCGCAGCAGGAACCAGGCCATGACCGCGATCACGCCGACGTCGCGTATCGGGTCCACGGCGGTGAAGATGGGGGTATCCGTCTTGGCGTGGATGATCTCGGCGGCGAAGGCGATGCCGATGATCCAGATCAGCACCCGCACCGGCTTGCGCGCCGACTCGGCCAGCGCATCGTCCCAGGTGTTGCGGGTCTTCTGAAACCGCGCATACAGACGGTCGAGCAGCTTGCCGGCGATATAGCTCAGCAGCAGCGAGACGAAGACGATGATGAATACCTGGTAGATCCAGGTGTTTTCGGTGCTCCAGGCATACAGCGGCCTGATGTGTTCGATGAAGTTTTCCATGCGGATTGTGTTGTCTCACGGCGTTTCAGACGACCCCGCCATTGCGTGGCGCAATGCGCTGCGGCGATCTCGGAACAAGGGATCTGTGCGGCCAGAGATTGCCACGCTTCGCTCGCAATGACGAGAAATTAATTACGTTATTCCAGATCCATATCCAACAGCGGCTCGCTGTCATAGCCCTGCACTGCGGCCACCGCCTCGCGCCAGCGCCGCTCGCGGCGCAGTTCCTCCGGTGTCAGCGCCCGGCGGCCGTGCAGCCGGATCAGCCGCGCCTGCGAGGCCGGGTTCTCGTAGCCCTCCAGCGCCTCGACCACGGCCCGCGCCTCCCGCGGGCGATTGCAGACCAGGATCATGTCGCAACCGGCATTCAGCGCACTGCGGGCCCGCGCCACCATGTCGCCGGCGCGCTCGGCGGCGGCCATGCCGAGATCATCGCTGAAGATCACCCCCTGAAAGCGCAACTGCCGGCGCAGGTAATCCTGCAGCCAGAAAGCCGAGAAGCCGGCCAGGTCGGCATCGATCCGGGGATACAGCACATGGGCAACCATGATCCCGGCCAGGCCCTGATGAATCAAGCGCTCGAAGGGCAGCAGATCCTCCAGTTCCAGATCGGCCAGTTCGCGCTCGTCCACCGGCAGGTCCAGATGGGAGTCGGCCTCCACCCCGCCGTGGCCCGGGTAGTGCTTGCCCACCGCCGCCATGCCCGCGCTCTGCATGCCCTTCTGGTAGGCGTGGGCCAGTTCCGCCACCGCCTCCGGTCGGCGGTGGAAGGCGCGGTCGCCGATCACCGAACTGCGGCGGCGGTCGATGTCCAGCACCGGCGCGAAGCTCAGGTCCACGCCCATGGCGCGCAGTTCGCTGGCCATCAGCCAGCCGGTGGTCTCGGCCAGCGCAAGGGCACGGGCGCGGTCCTCGTCATAGACCCGGCCCAGTTCAGCCACCGGCGGCAGCCGGGTGAAACCGTCGCGGAAGCGCTGCACCCGCCCGCCTTCCTGGTCCACGGCGATGAGCAGCCGCGGGTCACGCAGACCGTGCAGTTCGTCGATGAGTTCCTGCAGCTGGTCGGGCGAAGTGTAGTTGCGGCTGAACAGAATCACCCCGCCGACCTCGGGCCGGCACAGCAGTTCGCGCTCCGCGGCGGTGGGCCGCAGACCCTCGATGTCCAGCATGACCGGTCCCAGTGACATGGTGGTTGTTTCCTTAATTGTTCATAGCGGGGCGTAGGATGGGTGAAGCGAAGCGTAACCCATCGCGGTGCGGCAGGACATGATGGGTTACGGCGCTTTGCGCCTTCACCCATCCTACGCAATAGTTCCGTTTATGTCCGTGGTCATTATGTCAACGCAGCCGCACATCCATCCGATCGCGCAGCCGATCGCCCAGCAGGTTCACCGCCAGGACTACCAGCAGCATGGCCGTGCCGGGCACCAGCACCATGTGCGGTGCGACCAGCAGGTAGCGGGTGCCGTCGCGGATCATGCTGCCCCAGGAGGCCGCCGGCGGTTGCACCCCCAGCCCCAGGAACGACAGCCCGGCCTCGGCGATCACGATGGAGGCCACGCCGAAGGTCGCCTCCACGATCAGGGGCGCGCTCAGCAGCGGGATCAGGTGGCGCAGGATGATCCGGCGCCGGCGGCTGCCCAGGGCAATCGCTGCGCTGACGTGCTCGCGCTGCTTCAGTGACAACACCTGGGCCCGGGCCAGGCGGGCGAAACCCACCCAGCCGACCAGGCTGAGGGCGATGACCACATTGCCGATCCCCGGCCCCAGTATACCGGCAAGCGCGATGGCCAGCAGGATTCCCGGGAAGGCGAGAAAGATGTCGATCACATGGACGATCATCCGGTCCGTCCAGCCCCCCAGGTAGCCGCTGACGCTGCCGATCAGGGTACCGGTCACGGCCGACAGGCTCACCACCCACAGCGCCACCCAGAAGGAGGTGCGGGCACCGGCGATCACCCGGTCCAGCAGCGGGCGGCCCAGGTCGTCGTAGCCCAGGCCGCCGGCCTCCCAGGGCGGGGCCAGGATCAGTTCCAGCCGGATGCGGTCGGGCTCGAGCGCGCCCACCCCGGCCAGCAGCGCGGCCAGCGCCCACAGCAGCAGGATGAGCAAGGGAAGCCGGCGCATCATCAGTCCGCCCCCAGCCGGATGCGCGGATCGATCCCGGCGTAGAGCAGATCGGTCAGCATGTTGACCAGCACATAGCTCAAACTGATGAGCAGGACGCAGGCCTGCACCAGGGGATAGTCGCGGCCCTGGATGGCCTCGATGGTCAGCGAGCCCAGGCCGGGCCAGCCGAACACCACCTCGGTGATCACCGCGCCGGCCAGCAGGGTGCCCAGCTGCAGGCCCAGCACCGTGATCACCGGCAGCAGCGCATTGGGCAGGGCGTGGCGGGTCAGCACCTGGCGCGTGGACAGACCGCGGGCATAGGCGCTGCGGATGAAATCCTCGCCCAGCACCTCCAGCACGCTGCTGCGCACCATGCGCGACAGCACCGCCGCCAGCGACAGGCCCAGGGTCAGCGCCGGCAGGATCAGCGCGCCGGGCGCGTCGCGGCCGCTGACCGGCAGCCAGCCCAGCCCGACCGCGAACAGCAGGATCAGCAGCGGCCCCAGCCAGAAGTTGGGGATGGACACCCCCAGCAGCGAGAAGGCCATCGCGCCGCGGTCCCAGCCGCTGTTGCGGCGCACCGCCGCCAGCAGCCCCAGCGGCAGTGCCAGCACCAGGGTGAAGGCCAGTGCGGCCAGCGCCAGTTCCAGGGTGGCGGGAATGCGTTCGGCCAGCAGTTCGCCGATCGGCCGGCGCTGCTGCAGCGACTGCCCCAGATCCCCCCGGGCCAGGCCGCCCAGGTAGTCGCCCAGCTGCGCCGTCAGCGGCCGGTCCAGTCCCAGCTGGTGGCGCAGCGCCTCGCGGTCAGCCGCCGTGGCGGCCTCGCCCAGCATCACGTCCACCGGGTCGCCGGGGATGAGATGGATCAGCAGGAACACCAGCACCACCACGCCCAGCACCACGACGGCGGTGCTGAGCAGGCGACGGGTCAGTTCAGCGAGCATATGTCTTGCCTGACGATGATATGGCTTGGTTTCATTGCAGACCTGTAGCTCGGGTCAGCGCAGCGTAACCCGACACAACCGCGGTATTTTGTCGGGTTACGCCCCGCGGGCTAACCCGACCTACGCGTAGGATGGGTGGAGGCGCATAGCGCCGTAACCCATCGGGTCAGTCTCGTGACGATGGGTTGCGCTTGGCTCCACCCATCCTACTGGATTAGCGTTGTAGGATGGGTGAAGACGCCGGGCGCCTTAACCCGCCACACCAAATCATGCAACGATGGGTTGCGCTGCGCTCCACCCATCCTACCGGATCAGTACCGGCAACCCCGTCTCCACCTGTTCGAACAGTTCCAGCAGATCGGCATTGCGCATGCGGATGCAGCCGTGCGAGGCCGGCACGCCCATGGGCTCGCTGTCCGGGCAGCCGTGGATGTAGATGTAGCGGCGCAGGGTGTCGACCGCCCCGCCGCGGTTGCAGCCGGGCTCCAGGCCGGTCAGCCACAGGATGCGGGTCAGGATCCAGTCCCGTCCCGGTGCGCTGGCGGCCAGTTCGGGGCTGTAGATCTCGCCGGTCGGCCGGCGGCCGACGAACACGGTATTGAGCGGGCAGTCGGCCCCGATGCGGATGCGGATGCGGTGCCAGCCGCGCGGGGTACAGCCGCTGCCGTCGCGCTCGCCCGGCCCGGCCGCACCGGTCGAGACCGGATATTCCAGTTGGGGCTCACCCTGCTCGATCAGCTGCAGGCGCTGATCGTCCAGCGTGACCCGCAGGTAGCGTCGCGGCGGCGTCTGTGTCATCTGCGCTGCACCTCGAGCAGCCCGTCGTAATTGCCGTGCAGGTTGAGGCGGTAACCCCGGATATCCGCCCGCGCGGCGTAGACATGATCCTCGTACCACAGCGGGACATACGGCAGGGTCTCCAGCAACCGCGCCTGGATGCGTCGATAATACGTGACCTGCTCGGTCTGTGTCTGCGCCGCCTCGGCCGCCTCGATCCAGGCATCGGTCTGCGCATCCCGATAGCGGCCGCGGTTGGCGCCGCCGGGCGGGAGCGAGGCGCTGTGGAACACGTGACGGAAGATGTCCGGGGTCTTGATGCCCACCCACATCAGGCTGTAGAGCTGAAAGCGCCCGGCCTTGATGTCGCCGTAGAAGGTGCCCCAGTCGTAGCTCTGCAGTCTGAGCCGGATGCCGACGCGGGCCAGCTGGTCCTGGAACACGGTGGCGATGCGCAGCCGCAGCGGATCGCTCGAGGTCTTGTAACTGAGCTCCAGCAGCCGCTGCGGGCCGTAGCCGAGTTCGCTCAGCAAGGCCCGGGCCCGATCCGGATCGTAGTCCACCCCGTCCAGTTCCGGGTGCCCGGCCCAGTGCCCGGGCGGCAGCAGCGCCCCGGCCGGCCGCGCCGCACCAGCCAGCAGATGCTCGATGATGGCGGCGCGGTCGATGGCGTGGGCCACGGCCCGGCGCAGGCGCGGGTCGCCGGTCTGCGCATCCTCGAGATTGAACCCGATATAACTGAAATTTGCGCCGCGATGGCGTTCGATCCGGATATCCTCGCGGCCGTCCAGGTAGCCGATCAGTTCGGCCGGCAGATCGTTCTGGATGATGTCCAGTTCACCGCGCTGCAGCTTGAGCACCCGCACCGTCGGGTCCTTCACCTGCTGGACGGCAAGCTGCTGGCCATCACTGCGCCGGCGCAGCCGCAGCTGGCCGTCGCCGCCCCGCTCGATCAGTTCCAGGGGGCCGCTGCCGATCGGTGCACGCTGAAAGTCATGCCCCTGCGCCAGCAGGCGGGCCGGCACGATGCCGATGACCAGATAACCGGGGAACAGCCGGTCGGCGCGATTCAGCAGAAACTCGACCGTGTCGGCGTCGACGGCGCTGACCTGCCCGATCAGACTGAGCAGGCCGCGGTGCGGTGATCCGGTGGCCGGATCCAGCACCGCCCGGTAGGTCGCGACCACGTCGGCGGCGGTCAGGGGCGCGCCGTCATGGAAGGGGGCGCGCTCAGGATCGAGATGAAAGCGGTAACGGGTCGGCGTCAGGCGCTCCCAGCGCGCCAGTTCCGGCACCGGCCGCTGCTGCGCGTCGAAATCGACCAGGGAGCGGTACAGCAGCCGGTTGACGCGCGCGGACGCCGCGTCGGTGGCGTGCAGCGGATCCAGGTTGGCGGGCCGCCCGGCAATGCCGAGCCGGATGACGTCCTCAGCAGGCGACTGGCAGGCCGGCGTCAGCAGGACCGCTGTCAGCAGCAGCAGGAGGCGCCAGCGGATCATCACCCGTCAGTCCCAACTCGGCCAGGGGTGCTCCGCCAGGTAGACATTGTAATAACGCGGATCGTCGGAAACCTCGGCCCCGGCCCAGTCCGGCCGTGCGAAGGCCTCGTCCTCGGCCTGCAGTTCGATCTCGGCCACCACCAGTCCGGCGTTGTCGCCCTCGAACACATCCACCTCCCACACATGCCCGGCCACCGGGACATGGTAGCGGGTCTTCTCCACCAGCCGGCCCAGGGAAAGCCGGTCCAGCATCTCCTCCGCCTCGGCCAGCGGGATGGCGTATTCGTATTCCAGTCGCCACACCCCCAGTTCGGCGCTCTTGATGTTGAGCCAGGCCCGATCGCCGGCGGTGCGCACCCGCACCGAGGCCTTGACGTCCGTGTCTCCGATCACCCGGGTCAGATAACCCTGGCGGTAGCGCACGCCGGCATCGGCGTCGTCGCGCCAGGCGTCGGAGGTGACCAGGAATTTGCGTTCGATTTCGATGGGCATATGAGTTATTCAAAATCCTTCAACGCAGAGGCGCGGAGACGCAGAGATTATTGAGGCAGGTGGATATCAGAATGATTATCCGCCATTCCGGCGCGGGCCGGAATGACGGGAAAACATGATCAGGGCTACCAACGTTTGTCGATAAATTTGCAATTTTTGCGATCTCTGCGCCTTTGTACCCATCGGGCATAAACGCCCCTGCGTTGAAGGTTTTCAACCATCATGACTCCCGGCCGCCGCGCGGATCGCCCGCGCCAGTTCGGCCAGGGCCGGGTCGGCCGGCGGCTGTCGGCCCATGAGCACTTCCAGCAGCACCTGATCCGGATACTCCAGCAACTGTTCCAGTCGCTGCACGCCGGCCGCATCCAGTTCATGGTAGCGGGAATCGACATAGGCCAGCAGCATCAGGTCCAACTCGCGCATGCCGCGCCGGCATTGCCACAGCAGGCGGGCGCGGCGGTTGTCGGATGCCGTCATCATTTCACCGTTGCGTAGAATGGGTGGAGGCGCCGTGCGCCGTAACCCATCGCCCGGGAGGACGATGATGGGTTGCGCTGCGCTCCACCCATCCTACATTCCGTGGCCATGAAAACTAGAGCGACCTCTTCAGCATGAGTTCCTTGATGTGACCGATGGCGCGGGTGGGGTTCAACCCCTTGGGACAGGCCTCCACGCAGTTCATGATGGTGTGGCAGCGGAACAGCTTGAACGGTCCTTCCAGGGCATCCAGACGCTCGTCGGTGGCCTGGTCGCGGCTGTCGGCGAGGAAGCGCCAGGACTGCAGCAGCGCGGCCGGCCCCAGAAACTTGTCCGGGTTCCACCAGAAGGACGGGCAGGAGGTCGAACAGCAGGCGCAGAGGATGCATTCGTACAGGCCGTCCAGGCGTTCGCGCTCGGCCGGGCTCTGCAGCCGTTCCACCTCCGGCTCGGGGTCCTCGTTGATCAGCCAGGGTCTGGCCGCGCGGTACTGCTGGTAGAAGGGTTCCAGATCCACGATCAGATCGCGCACCACCGGCATCCCCGGCAGCGGCCGCAGGGTCACCGGCTGTCTGAGTTCCTTGAGGGGCGTGATGCAGGCCAGGCCGTTGCGGCCGTTGATGTTCATGGCGTCCGAGCCGCACACCCCCTCCTGACAGGAGCGGCGGAAGCTGAGGCTTTCGTCCTGCGCCTTCAGCGCCAGCAGGGCATCGAGCAGCATCATGCCGGGCCTGATCTCCGACTCCGGGAGTTCGAGGTCCTGCATCCAGGGTTTGCCGTCGGTGTCCGGGTTGTAGCGGTAGATCGAGAATTTCATATGTAGCGCCGAGAGTCGAGGTTTCAGCCTGTGTAGGTCGGGTTAGCGAAGCGTAACCCGACGCGCGTCGCAGTGCACGTCTGTACCCTGCGTCTTGTATCCCATCAATACACCCGCTCCTTGGGCGGGAAAGTATCCACGCTCAGCGGTTTGATGCGTACCGGTTTGAAGTCCACCCGCTGCTCCTGCTTGTAGAACAGTGAATGCCTGAGCCACTGGTTGTCGTCGCGCTCGGGATAGTCGATGCGCGAATGCGCGCCGCGGCTCTCGCGCCGCTCCAGCGCCGAGCACACGGTGGCCAGCGCCACATCCATCAGGTTCTCCAGTTCCAGCGCCTCGATGCGGGCGGTGTTGAACACCTTGCTGTGATCCTCGATGCCGGCATCGGCCAGCCGCGCCTGCAGGGCCAGCACCCGGTCCACCCCTTCGCGCAGCACCTCCTCGGTGCGGAAGACACCGCAGTAATCCTCCATCGTCCGCTGCAGTTCGCTGCGAATGCTGCTGACCCGCTCTCCTCCGGCCGGCCGGTCCCAGCGGGCCAGTCGCTCCAGCGCCCGGTCCACGCTGTCCTGGTTGAGCGGGCGGTGGTAGCGGTGCTCGGCCAGGAACTCGATGATGTGGTTGGCCGCGGCGCGGCCGAACACCAGGATGTCCAGCAGCGAGTTGCCGCCCAGGCGGTTGGCGCCGTGCACCGAGACGCAGGCGCATTCGCCGGCGGCGTACAGGCCCTGCACCGGCTCCTCCGGCCCGTGGTGTTCGGGGGCGACCACCTGGCCGGTACGGTTGGTCGGAATCCCGCCCATGGTGTAGTGCGCGGTGGGATAGACCGGGATGGGTTCGTGCGCCGGGTCGATGTGCAGGAAGGTCTTCACCGTATCGCGAATGCCGGGCAGACGCTTGGCCACCACCTCCTCGCCCAGGTGATCCAGCTTGAGCAGCACATGGTCCCGGTCCGGGCCGCAGCCGCGGCCTTCGCGCACCTCGGTGGCGATGGCCCGGCTGACCACGTCACGGCTGGCCAGATCCTTCACCCTGGGTGCATAGCGTTCCATGAAGCGTTCGCCGTCGCCGTTGAGCAGGTAGCCGCCCTCGCCGCGCGCGCCCTCGGTAATCAGCATGCCCTTGCCGGCGATGCCGGTGGGATGGAACTGGAAGAACTCCATGTCCTGCAGCGGAATGCCGGCCCGCAGCGCCATGGCCATGCCGTCGCCGGTGTTGATCAGGGCATTGGTGTTGGTACGGAACAGCTGCCCGGCCCCGCCGGTGGCCAGGAGCGTGGTCTTGGCCTCGATGACGATGGGCTCGCCGGTGGCGATGTCCACGGCCACGGCGCCCAGCACGGCACCCTCCTCCGGGTCCTGGATCAGGTCGAGGGCGAAGTATTCGTCGAAGAAATGGGTACGGGCGCGGATGTTCTGCTGATACAGCGAATGCAGGATGGCGTGGCCGGTGCGGTCGGCCGCGGCACAGGTGCGCGCGGCCTGCTCGCCGCCGAAGTTGCGGCTCTGACCGCCGAAGGCGCGCTGGTAGATGCGGCCGTTGTCCAGGCGCGAGAAGGGCACGCCCATGTGGTCCAGTTCATAGACCACCCGCGGCGCGGCCCGGCACATGTACTCGATGGCATCCTGGTCGCCCAGGTAGTCGCTGCCCTTGACGGTATCGAACATGTGCCAGTGCCAGTTGTCCGGCAGCACATTGGCCAGCGCGGCATTGACCCCGCCCTGGGCGGCCACCGTATGCGAGCGGGTGGGAAAGACCTTGGACACCACCGCCACATGGGCCTCGGCACGGGACAGCTGCAGCGCCGCCCGCAGACCGCCGCCGCCGGCACCGATGATCAGGGCATCGAATTTGCGCACCGGAAGGTTCATTGTCCCACCACCGAAAACACAACCCGCAGCGACCACAGCCCGGTCCCGCCCAGCACCAGCGCGACCAGCGCCATCAGACTCACCCGCGCGCCGGTAGGGCGTACATAGTCCATGATCACATCCCGCACCCCGACCCAGGCATGGATCAGCAGGGTGGCGATGAACAGGGCCGTGGCCAGGTTGGGCAGCGGCGCGGCCAGCCAGGCCTGCCACTGGGCGTGGCTGTGCAGCGGCTGCCACAGGAACCAGAGCCCGGTCACCAGGATATACAGGGCGATATAGGCGGCCGTGAAGCGCTGCAGCAGCCAGGCCCGCAGGCCGTGTGCCTGACGGCTCACAGCAGCCCCCCGACGAACAGCAGCGCGGCCAGCGGCGCGGCCAGGGTCGCCACCCAGGCCATGCGCCGGGCCGATGTCCGTTCCATGCCCAGGTCCAGGTCCAGCAACAGGAAGCGGATACCGGCGAACAGATGGTGAAAGACGATCCAGGCCAGAACCAGCAGTGCCGCCTGCCCGGCCGGGCCCTCGAGCCAGCCGGCGGCGCGCGCGTAACCCGCCGGATCGCGCAGTGACAGTTCCAGCAGCCAGGCCGCAAGCGGCAGCAGCAGGAACAGCAGCACGCCAGTCAGGCGGTGCAGGATGGAGGTCACCGCGCCGATGGGCTGGCGGATCAGCAGCAGGTTGAGAAATCTGGGGCGTGCGTCGTGGGGCATGGATTGCGGCTTTTTGGAGATTTTATAGCATTGCACCCTGGAAATTGCCATAAGAGTATCATTAAGGGATCTCTGACTTAGAATGGCACTTAGTTAGCGTCATTGCGAGCACCCAGAGGGCATAAACGAAGCGTGGCAATCTCGTACTGCAGAATCAATTGGTTGGAGATTGCCACGTCGCTTCGCTCCTCGCAATGACGTAATTAACCAGAGGTTCCTTAATCCGCCACGGTGCGCCAGACTGCGGGATTCATGCCGGATTTCCCTGCAATTCCTGCCTGAGATTGACGGCGACGCGCTGAAAATGATACTCAACGAGGCTGCCCACCAGGCCGCGGAGCGGATACGATCATGAAACAGCAGTGGAAGAATTTTCTCGAGGCCAACGGCGCCGAGTTCGACGACAACGGCGTGGTGACCAGCTTCGGCAGTCCCCGGCGTGAACTGAGCGTGGCCCTGACCGGCAATGTCTTCGCCGACCTGTCGGACATCGCTGTCATCGCCGCCCACGGCAGGGACGTCCAGTCCTTCCTCCAGGGCCAGTTCAGCAACGACATCACCAATGTCAGCGCCTCGCGCAGCCAGCTGTCCTCCTACTGCACGCCCAAGGGCCGCATGCTGGCCAATTTCCGCTTGTTCGCGCGCGACGACGGCGTCTATATCGCCCTGCCCGCGGCGCTCAGCGAAACCTTCCTGCAGCGGCTGCGCATGTTCGTACTCATGGCGGATGTCACCCTGGAAGACGTCAGCGAGAACTTCATTCACCTGGGGGTATCCGGCCCCGATGCCGCTTCCGAACTGGAAGCCATACTGGGCCAGGTACCGCAATCAGTCGACGACGCCCTGACCCGGGACGGCTGCACCCTGATCCGCACGCCGGGCATGCATCCCCGCTTCGAGATCTTCGGGACGCTCGAGTGCATGCAGAAACTGTGGGAGGCGCTCAATGTGCGCTGCGCCCCCGTCGGCCAGCCCGCCTGGGGCCTGCTGCGGGTGATGGCCGGCGTGCCCATGATCCAGCCGGGAACCAGCGAGGCCTTCGTGCCGCAGATGGCAAACATGGAACTGGTCAACGGCGTCAACTTCAAGAAGGGCTGTTACCCGGGCCAGGAAGTAGTGGCGCGCATGCAGTACCTGGGCAAGCTCAAGCGCCGCATGTACCTCGGTCGGATCGCCGTGGAACCGCCGCCGGAACCCGGCAATGAACTGTTCACTGCGGACCGACCCGATCAGGGCGTGGGCCGCATCGTCGAGGCCTATCCGCACCCCGATGGCGGCTGCATGGCGCTGGCGGTGACGCAGATCGAGAGCATACGTCAGGGGGAGGTGCACCTGGGCGCGGCCGACGGGCCGCTGTTCGAGCCGGCCGAACTGCCCTACGACCTGCCGGAGGCGGCCTCGGGCTGAAACGATAGCTGTAGGATGGGTGAAGGCGTGCTGCGCCGTAACCCATCGCCGCACCGTGCAACGATGGGTTGCGCTGCGCTCCACCCATCCTACCCGCTCATGCCGCGAAGGTTAATCAGGGATCACCCTACTCCAGCCAGCCGCTCTGGCGGATCTTCGCCTCCAGTTCGTCGGGCGGCATGGCGTGTCCGAAATGGAACCCCTGGGCGATGTCGCAGCCCAGTGCCTTGAGCCGGTTCAGCACCCGCGCGTTCTCCACGCCTTCGGCCACCACCGACAGGCCCAGGTTGTGCGCCAGATCGATGGTGGAATGCACGATCACCAGATCGTCGGGGTTGTGCTCCATCTCGATGACGAAGGAGCGATCGATCTTGAGTTCGCTGACGGGCAGGCGCTTGAGCCGGCTGAGCGAGGAATGGCCAGTGCCGAAATCGTCGATCGAGAAGGACACGCCGCGGCGCTGCAGCCGCAGCAGAGTCTGGCTGAGCCGGCCGTAATCGCTCAGGAACAGATTCTCCGTGATCTCCAGCATCAACCGGCCTTCCAGCCCCCACTTGTCCAGCAGGGTTTCGAGTTCATCCGGAAAGGCCGGATTGAGCAGACTGTGCACGGACAGGTTGACCGAGACCGTGAAATCGAAACCCTGGTCGCGCCAGCGCGCGGCCTGCTCCACCGCCGTGGACAGCGCCCATTGATTGAAGGCCGAGATCAAACGCGACTGTTCGAGGGAGTGGACAAAGGCTGTGGGTGAGATCAGACCGCGTTCGGGCTGGGGCCAGCGCGCCAGGGCCTCCACCCCGACCAGCCGGCCGCTGCGGATATCCAGCTTGGGCTGGTACTCCAGCCGGAATTGCTGTTCATTGAGCGCGCGGCGCAGATCCCCGAGCAGGATCAGCTGCTGCGGGCTGTAGCTGTCGTCGCTGGCATCGTACACCGCCAGGCTCTGCTTACTGGACTTGGCCTGGTACATGGCCATGTCGGCGTGACGCAGCAGGGTGGTCATGTCCCGGCCGTGGTCGGGATATACCGCGATACCGATGCTCGCGGTCATGGACAGGCTGTGGCCGTCGAGTTCGAAACTCGAGTCCAGCGAACGCAGCAGGTTGCCGGCGATCTCGGCGGCCTTGGCCTCATCGGCATTGGGCAGCAGCAAACCGAATTCATCCCCGCCCAGACGGCCGACCGTATCGGAGTAGCGGGTGATCTCGCCGAAGCGCTCACTGACCAGCTTGAGCAGGCGGTCGCCGAATTCGTGGCCGAAAGTGTCGTTGACCTCCTTGAACTGGTCCAGGTCGAGCAGCAGGATGGCCAGCGGCTGGGCGATCACGCCGGCCACGGTCAGGCCCTGCTGGATGCGGTCGCGGAACAGGGTGCGGTTGGGCAGGCCGGTCAGTTCGTCGTACAGCGACAGGTATTCCAGTTCGCGGTTGGCCGCGACCAGGGCCTCGTTGAGTTGCTGCAGCTGCTGCTGATAGCGCTCGGCATCCTGGCGGGCATGTTCCAGCTTCTCGAAGGCCAGGGCGTTTTCGAGCGCCACCACGACCTGAGAGGCAAACAGGCTGAGCAGATTCAGGTCGGCCCGGGTGAAATCCTCGCCGTCGAGTTTGCGCAGGCCGGCCAGACCGCCCAGGAAGGTGCCCTTGCCGATCAGCGGCACCATCAGGACAGTGCCCGCGCGCGCCTCCCAGTGGGTGCGTTCGCGCTCGTCGAGTTCGTCCAGCACCCCGCGCCACCAGGGCTTCTTGTTGCGCCAGACCCAGCCGCAGATGCCCTGGTTGATGGGCAGGCTCTCGCCCACGGCTTCCTGGGCATATTCGCCGGAACCGGCCTCGTAGGTGTAGTGGGTGCGTTCGGCATTGAGCACCGGGACCAGAACGGTCTCGGCCTGGATGATCTCACGGGCCCGGTCGGCGATCAGCTGCAGCACCAGAGCCGGATCCCGCTCACGGCCCACGGCCAGGGCGGTTTCCTTCAGCAGTTCAAGTTCGTATTCCCGCTGTCGCAGGCTGTTGCGCAGCGCCTCGAACTCCGGATCCGGGCGCCGGGTCGGGTTTCCCATGAAGCAA
This sequence is a window from Thiohalobacter thiocyanaticus. Protein-coding genes within it:
- the nagZ gene encoding beta-N-acetylhexosaminidase; translation: MSLGPVMLDIEGLRPTAAERELLCRPEVGGVILFSRNYTSPDQLQELIDELHGLRDPRLLIAVDQEGGRVQRFRDGFTRLPPVAELGRVYDEDRARALALAETTGWLMASELRAMGVDLSFAPVLDIDRRRSSVIGDRAFHRRPEAVAELAHAYQKGMQSAGMAAVGKHYPGHGGVEADSHLDLPVDERELADLELEDLLPFERLIHQGLAGIMVAHVLYPRIDADLAGFSAFWLQDYLRRQLRFQGVIFSDDLGMAAAERAGDMVARARSALNAGCDMILVCNRPREARAVVEALEGYENPASQARLIRLHGRRALTPEELRRERRWREAVAAVQGYDSEPLLDMDLE
- a CDS encoding ABC transporter permease codes for the protein MRRLPLLILLLWALAALLAGVGALEPDRIRLELILAPPWEAGGLGYDDLGRPLLDRVIAGARTSFWVALWVVSLSAVTGTLIGSVSGYLGGWTDRMIVHVIDIFLAFPGILLAIALAGILGPGIGNVVIALSLVGWVGFARLARAQVLSLKQREHVSAAIALGSRRRRIILRHLIPLLSAPLIVEATFGVASIVIAEAGLSFLGLGVQPPAASWGSMIRDGTRYLLVAPHMVLVPGTAMLLVVLAVNLLGDRLRDRMDVRLR
- the nikB gene encoding nickel ABC transporter permease, yielding MLAELTRRLLSTAVVVLGVVVLVFLLIHLIPGDPVDVMLGEAATAADREALRHQLGLDRPLTAQLGDYLGGLARGDLGQSLQQRRPIGELLAERIPATLELALAALAFTLVLALPLGLLAAVRRNSGWDRGAMAFSLLGVSIPNFWLGPLLILLFAVGLGWLPVSGRDAPGALILPALTLGLSLAAVLSRMVRSSVLEVLGEDFIRSAYARGLSTRQVLTRHALPNALLPVITVLGLQLGTLLAGAVITEVVFGWPGLGSLTIEAIQGRDYPLVQACVLLISLSYVLVNMLTDLLYAGIDPRIRLGAD
- a CDS encoding L,D-transpeptidase; the encoded protein is MTQTPPRRYLRVTLDDQRLQLIEQGEPQLEYPVSTGAAGPGERDGSGCTPRGWHRIRIRIGADCPLNTVFVGRRPTGEIYSPELAASAPGRDWILTRILWLTGLEPGCNRGGAVDTLRRYIYIHGCPDSEPMGVPASHGCIRMRNADLLELFEQVETGLPVLIR
- a CDS encoding ABC transporter substrate-binding protein, which translates into the protein MIRWRLLLLLTAVLLTPACQSPAEDVIRLGIAGRPANLDPLHATDAASARVNRLLYRSLVDFDAQQRPVPELARWERLTPTRYRFHLDPERAPFHDGAPLTAADVVATYRAVLDPATGSPHRGLLSLIGQVSAVDADTVEFLLNRADRLFPGYLVIGIVPARLLAQGHDFQRAPIGSGPLELIERGGDGQLRLRRRSDGQQLAVQQVKDPTVRVLKLQRGELDIIQNDLPAELIGYLDGREDIRIERHRGANFSYIGFNLEDAQTGDPRLRRAVAHAIDRAAIIEHLLAGAARPAGALLPPGHWAGHPELDGVDYDPDRARALLSELGYGPQRLLELSYKTSSDPLRLRIATVFQDQLARVGIRLRLQSYDWGTFYGDIKAGRFQLYSLMWVGIKTPDIFRHVFHSASLPPGGANRGRYRDAQTDAWIEAAEAAQTQTEQVTYYRRIQARLLETLPYVPLWYEDHVYAARADIRGYRLNLHGNYDGLLEVQRR
- a CDS encoding CYTH domain-containing protein; the encoded protein is MPIEIERKFLVTSDAWRDDADAGVRYRQGYLTRVIGDTDVKASVRVRTAGDRAWLNIKSAELGVWRLEYEYAIPLAEAEEMLDRLSLGRLVEKTRYHVPVAGHVWEVDVFEGDNAGLVVAEIELQAEDEAFARPDWAGAEVSDDPRYYNVYLAEHPWPSWD
- a CDS encoding FAD assembly factor SdhE, translated to MMTASDNRRARLLWQCRRGMRELDLMLLAYVDSRYHELDAAGVQRLEQLLEYPDQVLLEVLMGRQPPADPALAELARAIRAAAGSHDG